A stretch of Lysobacter sp. K5869 DNA encodes these proteins:
- a CDS encoding dihydrofolate reductase — protein sequence MTTQLSLIAALDRNRAIGRDNALPWRLSDDLKRFKALTLGKPLLMGRKTAQSLGRALPGRRNLVLTRSGEVPFAGMQAVGSTEQALELAAADGAAELCVIGGGEVYALCLPSASRLYLTWVDTRVEGADTYFPRFDESEWREARRERHRADERNEFDFEYVDYVRLGID from the coding sequence ATGACCACTCAGCTCAGCCTGATCGCCGCGCTCGACCGCAACCGCGCCATCGGCCGCGACAACGCGCTGCCGTGGCGCTTGTCGGACGACCTCAAGCGCTTCAAGGCGCTGACCTTGGGCAAGCCGCTGCTGATGGGGCGCAAGACCGCGCAATCGCTGGGCCGCGCGCTGCCCGGGCGGCGCAATCTGGTGCTGACTCGTTCGGGCGAAGTGCCGTTCGCCGGCATGCAAGCGGTGGGTTCGACCGAACAAGCGCTGGAGCTCGCCGCGGCCGACGGCGCCGCCGAACTGTGCGTGATCGGCGGCGGCGAGGTGTACGCGCTGTGTCTGCCGTCGGCGTCGCGCTTGTACCTGACCTGGGTCGATACCCGGGTCGAAGGCGCCGACACGTACTTTCCGCGCTTCGACGAAAGCGAGTGGCGCGAAGCCCGGCGCGAGCGGCATCGCGCGGACGAGCGCAACGAGTTCGATTTCGAGTACGTCGACTATGTTCGCCTGGGCATCGATTGA
- a CDS encoding DUF1287 domain-containing protein — MSPPVSRKLASRIAAPLFALLAAACSQPSAPPGQRVDTHVWPAPSSEPAAPSPPLVAAARAQVGVVRLYDPAYVPLSYPGGDVAPDRGVCTDVVIRALRLQGLDLQRSVHEDMRANFAAYPSLWRATSTDRSIDHRRVPNLRRWFERQGWSLPVSANAGDYRAGDVVTWDLGRGQTHIGIVSDRRSWDRKRPLILHNIARGTREEDVLFAYEITGRYRPSLPASATASR, encoded by the coding sequence TTGTCGCCACCTGTCTCGCGCAAGCTAGCGTCGCGCATCGCCGCGCCGTTGTTCGCGCTGCTCGCCGCCGCCTGCTCGCAACCGTCCGCGCCACCGGGGCAACGCGTCGACACCCACGTCTGGCCCGCGCCCTCGTCGGAACCCGCCGCGCCCTCGCCGCCCTTGGTCGCCGCCGCGCGCGCGCAGGTCGGCGTGGTGCGGCTGTACGACCCGGCCTACGTGCCACTGAGCTATCCCGGCGGCGATGTCGCGCCCGACCGCGGCGTCTGCACCGACGTGGTGATCCGCGCGCTGCGCTTGCAGGGCCTGGACCTGCAGCGCAGCGTGCACGAGGACATGCGCGCGAACTTCGCCGCCTACCCCTCGCTGTGGCGGGCGACGTCCACCGACCGCAGCATCGACCACCGCCGCGTGCCCAACCTGCGCCGCTGGTTCGAGCGCCAGGGCTGGTCGCTGCCGGTGAGCGCGAACGCCGGCGACTACCGCGCCGGCGACGTGGTGACCTGGGATCTGGGCCGCGGCCAGACCCACATCGGCATCGTCTCCGACCGCCGCTCCTGGGACCGCAAGCGGCCGCTGATCCTGCACAACATCGCGCGCGGGACGCGGGAGGAAGACGTGCTGTTCGCGTACGAGATCACCGGTCGCTATCGGCCGAGCTTGCCCGCGAGCGCCACGGCCTCGCGCTGA
- the apaG gene encoding Co2+/Mg2+ efflux protein ApaG, with translation MNRPTEYVFDIDVATRYLDDQSAPEQDRYVFAYTIHIRNAGNVPARLIARHWVITDANGKVQEVRGDGVVGEQPWLRPGDDYEYTSGAVLETSLGTMEGSYAMVADDGTRFDAPIPSFTLTVPRTLH, from the coding sequence ATGAACCGCCCCACCGAATACGTCTTCGACATCGACGTGGCGACCCGCTACCTGGACGATCAATCCGCCCCGGAGCAGGACCGCTACGTGTTCGCCTACACCATCCACATCCGCAACGCCGGCAACGTCCCCGCGCGCCTGATCGCGCGCCACTGGGTGATCACCGACGCCAACGGCAAGGTGCAGGAAGTGCGCGGCGACGGCGTGGTCGGCGAGCAGCCGTGGCTGCGTCCGGGCGACGATTACGAATACACCTCCGGCGCCGTGCTGGAGACCAGCCTGGGCACGATGGAAGGCAGCTACGCGATGGTGGCCGACGACGGCACCCGTTTCGACGCGCCGATTCCGTCGTTCACCCTCACCGTACCGCGCACCCTGCACTGA
- the rsmA gene encoding 16S rRNA (adenine(1518)-N(6)/adenine(1519)-N(6))-dimethyltransferase RsmA, with the protein MTGTAKTHAKGFKPEAKKHLGQHFLHDAHIIAMIVHAVDPKPGDRLVEIGPGQGAITFPLLDRHGELTVIEFDRDLIFPLTESARAHGTLEVIHRDVLTVDFTALAHNGGPIRLVGNLPYNLSSPILFHALEHAAAIRDMHFMLQKEVVDRMAAGPGSKVYGRLSVMLQAYCQVIALFDVPPAAFRPPPKVDSAVVRMIPLAPEQIGIDDHALFARVVRDAFGQRRKTLRNALSLVCDGASIEAAGVRPDARAEQLEVGEFVRLANWLRAHDKVLPDPSAA; encoded by the coding sequence ATGACCGGCACCGCCAAGACCCACGCCAAAGGCTTCAAGCCCGAGGCCAAGAAGCACCTGGGCCAGCACTTCCTGCACGACGCCCACATCATCGCGATGATCGTGCACGCGGTGGACCCGAAACCCGGCGACCGTCTGGTCGAGATCGGCCCCGGCCAGGGCGCGATCACCTTCCCGTTGCTCGACCGCCACGGCGAACTGACCGTGATCGAGTTCGACCGCGACCTGATCTTCCCGCTCACCGAGTCCGCGCGCGCCCACGGCACGCTGGAAGTGATCCACCGCGACGTGCTCACCGTGGATTTCACCGCCCTGGCGCACAACGGCGGCCCGATCCGGCTGGTCGGCAACCTGCCCTACAACCTGTCCTCGCCGATCCTGTTCCATGCGCTGGAGCACGCCGCGGCGATCCGCGACATGCACTTCATGCTGCAGAAGGAAGTGGTCGACCGCATGGCCGCCGGGCCCGGCAGCAAGGTCTACGGCCGCCTCAGCGTGATGCTGCAGGCGTATTGCCAGGTGATCGCGCTGTTCGACGTGCCGCCGGCCGCGTTCCGGCCGCCGCCGAAGGTCGATTCGGCGGTGGTGCGGATGATTCCGCTGGCGCCCGAACAAATCGGCATCGACGACCACGCCCTGTTCGCGCGCGTGGTCCGCGACGCCTTCGGCCAGCGCCGCAAGACGCTGCGCAACGCGCTCTCGCTGGTCTGCGACGGCGCCTCGATCGAAGCCGCCGGCGTGCGGCCCGACGCGCGCGCCGAGCAACTGGAAGTGGGCGAATTCGTGCGTCTGGCCAACTGGCTGCGCGCGCACGACAAAGTCCTGCCGGATCCGTCGGCGGCCTGA
- the pdxA gene encoding 4-hydroxythreonine-4-phosphate dehydrogenase PdxA: protein MTPPRLALVPGEPAGVGPELCVRLLQQPRDYDLICYADPRSLRAAADALALPLTLLPPDRPSRAPGEVAVVEIPNPVPPAFGAPEPANAAAVIQALLDAAQACLDGRLDGVVTGPVHKAVINQGGIAYTGTTELLAQQAGREVVMMLANDIVRVGLATTHLPLRAVADAIRPDPLARTLRIVEAALRGDFGLQRPRIAVLGLNPHAGEAGHLGMEEIEVIEPVLAALRADGLDLIGPLPADTAFLPAKLRGFDAVVAMYHDQGLPVLKYSGFERAVNLTLGLPYPRVAVDHGTALDLAGRGLADPSSLIAAAQTCARIAQNRMIRTARPSA from the coding sequence GTGACCCCGCCCCGGCTCGCGCTGGTGCCGGGCGAGCCGGCCGGCGTCGGGCCGGAGCTGTGCGTGCGGCTGCTGCAGCAGCCGCGCGACTACGATCTGATCTGCTACGCCGACCCGCGCAGCCTGCGCGCCGCGGCCGACGCCCTCGCCCTGCCCCTGACCCTGCTCCCGCCCGACCGCCCTTCGCGCGCGCCGGGCGAAGTGGCCGTGGTCGAGATCCCCAATCCCGTACCGCCGGCCTTCGGCGCGCCCGAGCCGGCCAACGCCGCGGCGGTGATCCAGGCCTTGCTCGACGCCGCCCAGGCCTGCCTGGACGGCCGCCTCGACGGCGTCGTCACCGGGCCGGTGCACAAGGCGGTCATCAACCAGGGCGGCATCGCCTACACCGGCACCACCGAGCTGCTGGCGCAGCAGGCCGGGCGCGAGGTGGTGATGATGCTGGCCAACGACATCGTCCGGGTCGGTCTCGCCACCACCCACCTGCCGTTGCGCGCGGTCGCCGACGCGATCCGCCCCGACCCGCTGGCGCGGACCCTGCGCATCGTCGAAGCCGCCCTGCGCGGCGACTTCGGCCTGCAGCGCCCGCGCATCGCCGTGCTCGGCCTCAACCCACACGCCGGCGAAGCCGGGCACCTGGGGATGGAAGAGATCGAGGTGATCGAGCCGGTGCTGGCCGCGCTGCGCGCCGACGGCCTCGACCTGATCGGCCCGCTGCCCGCCGACACCGCGTTCCTGCCGGCCAAGCTGCGCGGCTTCGACGCCGTGGTCGCGATGTACCACGACCAGGGCCTGCCGGTGCTCAAGTACAGCGGCTTCGAGCGCGCGGTGAACCTGACCCTCGGGCTACCCTATCCGCGCGTGGCCGTGGACCACGGCACCGCGCTGGACCTGGCCGGCCGCGGCCTCGCCGACCCGTCCAGCCTGATCGCCGCGGCGCAGACCTGCGCCCGCATCGCCCAAAACCGAATGATCCGCACGGCCCGCCCATCCGCATGA
- a CDS encoding peptidylprolyl isomerase, which translates to MNNRFARALTAGVLATGLLIGVAQAQEMQPIDRIAAVVDEDVILKTELDRAVANILNQYAGRSEQLPPRDVLERQVLERLILLKLQVAQAQGTGVRVTDQEIEQAIAGIAQSNRISVDQLRQQIARDGSSFADFRNSIRDELLVQRLRQRFAQTRVSVSDAEIDAALAAQANSGTQYHLAHILVALPEGATPEQIATAQKKVDGVKTLIDKGEMDFNAAAVRYSDSPNALEGGDLGWRSVDEIPAAFAEMMKSMKAGDVTQPLRGPSGFQLLKLVEVRDASKSSGPQMATQYHARHILIRVNDKITEAQAKAKAETLRARIAGGAKFEDVVKESSEDLGTQAKGGDLGWFTRDEFGPEFGGAVAALADNEVSQPVHTSAGYHIVQRLATRETDMADQSKRAQVQETIGRRKLEEEWNRFLREKRSEAYVDFRVGKGSEGNQPGTETTLPAAKGG; encoded by the coding sequence ATGAACAATCGTTTTGCCCGTGCCCTGACCGCTGGCGTCCTGGCCACCGGCCTGCTGATCGGCGTCGCCCAGGCCCAGGAAATGCAACCGATCGACCGCATCGCCGCGGTCGTGGACGAGGACGTCATCCTCAAGACCGAGCTCGACCGCGCGGTCGCCAACATCCTCAACCAGTACGCCGGCCGCAGCGAACAGCTGCCGCCGCGCGACGTGCTGGAACGGCAGGTGCTCGAACGCCTGATCCTGCTCAAGCTGCAGGTCGCCCAGGCCCAGGGCACCGGCGTGCGCGTGACCGACCAGGAAATCGAGCAGGCCATCGCCGGCATCGCCCAGTCCAACCGCATCAGCGTCGACCAGCTGCGCCAGCAGATCGCCCGCGACGGCAGCTCCTTCGCCGACTTCCGCAACTCGATCCGCGACGAACTGCTGGTCCAGCGCCTGCGCCAGCGCTTCGCCCAGACCCGGGTCTCGGTCAGCGACGCCGAAATCGACGCCGCCCTGGCCGCGCAGGCCAACTCCGGCACCCAGTACCACCTCGCCCACATCCTGGTCGCCCTGCCCGAGGGCGCCACGCCCGAGCAGATCGCCACGGCGCAGAAGAAGGTCGACGGCGTCAAGACGCTGATCGACAAGGGCGAGATGGACTTCAACGCCGCCGCGGTGCGCTACTCCGACAGCCCCAACGCGCTGGAAGGCGGCGACCTGGGCTGGCGCAGCGTCGACGAAATCCCGGCCGCGTTCGCCGAGATGATGAAGTCGATGAAGGCCGGCGACGTGACCCAGCCGCTGCGCGGCCCCAGCGGCTTCCAGCTGCTCAAGCTGGTGGAAGTGCGCGACGCGTCCAAGTCGTCCGGCCCGCAGATGGCGACCCAGTACCACGCCCGCCACATCCTGATCCGCGTCAACGACAAGATCACCGAAGCCCAGGCCAAGGCCAAGGCCGAAACCCTGCGCGCGCGCATCGCCGGCGGCGCCAAGTTCGAGGACGTGGTCAAGGAAAGCTCCGAAGACCTCGGCACCCAGGCCAAGGGCGGCGATCTGGGCTGGTTCACCCGCGACGAATTCGGCCCCGAGTTCGGCGGCGCGGTCGCGGCCCTGGCCGACAACGAAGTGTCCCAGCCGGTCCACACCAGCGCGGGTTACCACATCGTCCAGCGTCTGGCCACGCGCGAAACCGATATGGCCGACCAGAGCAAGCGCGCCCAGGTCCAGGAGACCATCGGCCGGCGCAAGCTGGAAGAAGAGTGGAACCGCTTCCTGCGCGAGAAGCGCAGCGAAGCCTATGTCGACTTCCGCGTCGGCAAGGGCTCGGAAGGCAACCAGCCGGGCACCGAAACCACGCTGCCGGCCGCCAAGGGCGGCTGA
- the lptD gene encoding LPS assembly protein LptD, giving the protein MRKPLRLLPLSLCIALALPAYAADDNENWGLCPLIDAVPSFDDAPAPTGTADQRASQPTAIDGGTLQRAGDDQNIVVQDNVRLSRGDQFLGTDKLSYNQESGKYTAEGHVRYQDSSMRLVAEHAEGDQNADKHQIDDVEYQLTSRRGNGGAERIELNGVKGSLLSSTYSTCAPNQRAWELRAHRIDIDTEEGMGVARNATLRIGKIPVLYVPWFMFPVDDRRRTGLLYPNIGMSGKNGFDWRQPIYLNLAPNYDATLFPRYMSRRGASLGVEFRWLYENGSGETYVNWMPRDDLSRKDPDRYTYYRRIDSPLLTIPEDQMPRDNRGEFAFKGSHRFNGTWYAAANLAWVSDKYYLQDFSNSLYGQSATSLRSEIGVYGRGRYWDASFTADHNQLADFTLQEDSLAYDRLPRATFHWAQPVQRWLETGVDTEAVRFQHEDKKYISSDPTAGIPDSRRLEIPGGSRFDVRPYVSFPLEGAAWYIRPKLAWRYTAYELDSSLAKQIANNRADAFVLANPGTIKTEEMVRGFYDKSPTRSLPITSIDAGLYFDRETEIRGDHYVHTLEPRVFYLRAPYRDQDGLPLFDTNPMSFSWGALFRDNRYSGADRQTDANQLTTALTTRLINSEDGRERLAASIGQIQYFDDIRVVAGAETPIKQGKSAWVADVSVSPSDRWTINATYQWDPRLRSEDVATLRARYLFRNSGVVNFAYRYRRNLAAPPGSPSDIADQYEQADFSFLYPINNNWSIVGRYYYSIKDSRPLEQIAGVQWESCCLAVRAIARRYQRNRSEDLNSSFQVEFELKGLGSAGQNTEKVLRRAILGYNRDDLYLTPPSPTVSRENRGPGGDEAILDPTL; this is encoded by the coding sequence GTGCGCAAACCCCTCCGCCTGCTCCCGTTGTCGCTCTGCATCGCCCTCGCCCTGCCCGCGTACGCGGCGGACGACAACGAGAACTGGGGACTGTGCCCGCTGATCGACGCGGTCCCGTCCTTCGACGACGCCCCCGCGCCGACCGGCACCGCCGACCAGCGCGCCAGCCAGCCCACCGCCATCGACGGCGGCACCCTGCAGCGCGCCGGCGACGACCAGAACATCGTGGTCCAGGACAACGTCCGGCTCAGCCGCGGCGACCAGTTCCTGGGCACCGACAAGCTCAGCTACAACCAGGAAAGCGGCAAGTACACGGCCGAGGGCCACGTCCGCTACCAGGACTCGAGCATGCGCCTGGTCGCCGAGCACGCCGAGGGCGACCAGAACGCCGACAAGCACCAGATCGACGACGTCGAGTACCAGCTCACCTCGCGCCGCGGCAACGGCGGCGCCGAGCGGATCGAACTCAACGGCGTCAAGGGCTCGCTGCTGAGTTCCACCTACTCCACCTGCGCGCCGAACCAGCGCGCCTGGGAGCTGCGCGCCCACCGCATCGACATCGACACCGAGGAAGGCATGGGCGTGGCGCGCAACGCGACGCTGCGGATCGGCAAGATCCCGGTGCTGTACGTGCCGTGGTTCATGTTCCCGGTCGACGACCGCCGCCGCACCGGCCTGCTGTATCCGAACATCGGCATGTCCGGCAAGAACGGCTTCGATTGGCGCCAGCCGATCTACCTCAATCTCGCGCCGAACTACGACGCCACCTTGTTCCCCCGCTACATGAGCCGCCGCGGCGCCAGCCTGGGCGTGGAGTTCCGCTGGCTGTACGAGAACGGCTCGGGCGAGACCTACGTCAACTGGATGCCGCGCGACGACCTCTCGCGCAAGGATCCGGACCGCTACACCTATTACCGGCGCATCGACAGCCCGCTGCTGACCATTCCCGAAGACCAGATGCCGCGCGACAACCGTGGCGAGTTCGCGTTCAAGGGCTCCCACCGTTTCAACGGCACCTGGTACGCCGCGGCCAATCTGGCCTGGGTCAGCGACAAGTACTACCTGCAGGACTTCAGCAACAGCCTGTACGGCCAGTCGGCGACCTCGCTGCGCAGCGAGATCGGCGTGTACGGCCGCGGCCGCTATTGGGACGCGAGCTTCACCGCCGACCACAACCAGCTCGCCGACTTCACCCTGCAGGAAGACTCGCTGGCCTACGACCGCCTGCCGCGCGCGACCTTCCACTGGGCGCAGCCGGTGCAGCGCTGGCTGGAAACCGGCGTCGACACCGAGGCCGTGCGCTTCCAGCACGAAGACAAGAAGTACATCAGCAGCGACCCGACCGCGGGCATTCCGGACAGCCGGCGCCTGGAGATTCCGGGCGGCAGCCGCTTCGACGTGCGCCCGTACGTGAGCTTCCCGCTGGAAGGCGCGGCCTGGTACATCCGGCCGAAGCTGGCCTGGCGCTACACCGCGTACGAGCTCGACTCCAGCCTTGCCAAGCAGATCGCCAACAACCGCGCCGACGCCTTCGTCCTCGCGAACCCGGGCACGATCAAGACCGAGGAGATGGTGCGCGGCTTCTACGACAAGTCGCCGACCCGCAGCCTGCCGATCACCTCGATCGACGCCGGCCTGTACTTCGACCGCGAGACCGAAATCCGCGGCGACCATTACGTCCACACCCTGGAGCCGCGCGTGTTCTACCTGCGCGCGCCGTACCGCGACCAGGACGGGCTGCCGCTGTTCGACACCAACCCGATGTCCTTCAGCTGGGGCGCGCTGTTCCGCGACAACCGCTACTCCGGCGCCGACCGCCAGACCGACGCCAACCAGCTGACCACGGCGCTGACCACGCGCCTGATCAACTCCGAGGACGGCCGCGAGCGGCTGGCCGCGAGCATCGGCCAGATCCAGTACTTCGACGACATCCGCGTGGTCGCCGGCGCCGAAACCCCGATCAAGCAGGGCAAGTCGGCCTGGGTCGCCGACGTCAGCGTCTCGCCGAGCGACCGCTGGACGATCAACGCCACCTACCAGTGGGACCCGCGCCTGCGCAGCGAGGACGTCGCCACCCTGCGCGCGCGCTACCTGTTCCGCAATTCCGGCGTGGTCAACTTCGCCTACCGCTACCGCCGCAACCTCGCCGCGCCCCCGGGCTCGCCGAGCGACATCGCCGATCAGTACGAGCAGGCCGACTTCTCCTTCCTGTACCCGATCAACAACAACTGGAGCATCGTCGGCCGCTACTACTACTCGATCAAGGACAGCCGTCCGCTCGAGCAGATCGCCGGCGTGCAGTGGGAAAGCTGCTGTCTGGCGGTACGCGCGATCGCCCGCCGCTACCAGCGCAACCGCTCCGAAGACCTGAACAGTTCGTTTCAGGTGGAGTTCGAACTCAAGGGTCTAGGCTCGGCGGGCCAGAACACGGAGAAGGTTTTGCGCCGTGCTATTCTCGGCTACAACCGCGACGACCTCTATCTGACGCCTCCGTCTCCCACGGTCAGCCGCGAAAATCGCGGTCCCGGCGGCGACGAGGCCATCCTCGACCCGACCCTATGA
- the msrB gene encoding peptide-methionine (R)-S-oxide reductase MsrB — translation MSQHPHTDPAAPAAAPVEKSEAEWREQLSPEQYAICRCSATERAFTGRFWNHKEAGTYTCVACGEPLFDSDTKYDSGSGWPSYYQPIRPEAVSEQADESHGMRRIEVKCARCQSHLGHVFPDGPRPTGLRYCINSAALEFEGKAEG, via the coding sequence ATGAGCCAGCACCCCCATACCGACCCCGCCGCCCCCGCCGCCGCCCCGGTCGAGAAGAGCGAAGCTGAATGGCGCGAGCAGCTTTCGCCGGAGCAATACGCGATCTGCCGCTGTTCGGCCACCGAACGGGCCTTCACCGGGCGCTTTTGGAACCACAAGGAGGCCGGCACCTACACCTGCGTGGCCTGCGGCGAGCCCTTGTTCGACTCGGACACCAAGTACGACTCCGGTAGCGGCTGGCCGAGCTATTACCAGCCGATCCGGCCCGAAGCGGTCAGCGAGCAGGCCGACGAGAGTCACGGAATGCGCCGGATCGAGGTCAAATGCGCGCGCTGCCAGTCGCACCTGGGGCACGTGTTCCCGGACGGGCCGCGGCCGACCGGGTTGCGGTATTGCATCAACTCGGCGGCGTTGGAGTTCGAAGGCAAGGCGGAAGGGTGA
- a CDS encoding histone deacetylase family protein produces MRVYTHPACTRHDPGPGHAERPLRLVAVTESLREAFPDRLRWCEAPAASRGQLLRAHCDELLALVLDTPVDGPMQLDPDTVLAPGSAEAALRAAGAGVAAVDAVLKGEETRVFCAVRPPGHHATGEAAMGFCLFNNIAVAAAHACDKHGLSRVAVIDFDVHHGNGTQAIFDSDPRVMYVSSHQMPLYPDTGYAHERGVGNIVNAPLPPGTGSEGFRRVWRDRLLPTIDGFRPQLVLISAGFDAHKRDPLAQIDLEGDDFAWLTAELVAIAERYAQGRVVSMLEGGYDLAALRESAVAHVGAMLG; encoded by the coding sequence GTGCGCGTCTACACGCATCCGGCCTGCACGCGCCACGACCCGGGTCCGGGCCATGCCGAGCGGCCGCTGCGTCTGGTCGCGGTGACCGAATCGCTGCGCGAAGCCTTCCCCGACCGCCTGCGCTGGTGCGAAGCGCCGGCCGCCAGCCGCGGCCAGCTGCTGCGCGCGCATTGCGACGAACTGCTGGCGCTGGTGCTGGACACGCCGGTCGACGGCCCGATGCAGCTCGACCCCGACACCGTGCTCGCGCCGGGCTCGGCCGAAGCCGCGCTGCGCGCCGCCGGCGCCGGCGTGGCGGCGGTGGACGCGGTGCTCAAGGGCGAGGAAACCCGGGTGTTCTGCGCGGTGCGACCGCCCGGCCACCACGCCACCGGCGAGGCGGCGATGGGCTTTTGCCTGTTCAACAACATCGCCGTCGCCGCCGCCCACGCCTGCGACAAGCACGGGCTGTCGCGGGTCGCGGTGATCGACTTCGACGTCCACCACGGCAACGGCACTCAGGCAATCTTCGACAGCGATCCGCGGGTGATGTACGTGTCCTCGCACCAGATGCCGCTGTACCCGGACACCGGCTACGCGCACGAGCGCGGCGTCGGCAACATCGTCAACGCGCCGCTGCCGCCGGGCACCGGCAGCGAAGGCTTCCGCCGCGTCTGGCGCGACCGCCTGCTGCCGACCATCGACGGCTTCCGTCCGCAATTGGTGTTGATTTCGGCCGGCTTCGATGCGCACAAACGCGACCCGCTGGCACAGATCGACCTCGAAGGCGACGACTTCGCCTGGCTCACCGCCGAACTGGTCGCGATCGCCGAGCGCTACGCGCAAGGGCGCGTGGTGTCGATGCTGGAAGGCGGCTACGACCTCGCCGCGCTGCGCGAAAGCGCGGTGGCGCATGTAGGGGCGATGCTCGGCTGA
- a CDS encoding cob(I)yrinic acid a,c-diamide adenosyltransferase, whose protein sequence is MGNRLSKIYTRTGDDGSTGLGDGSRTGKDSARVGAYGTVDEANSTIGLILAAELPEVVREQLVSIQHQMFDLGAELCIPGHAAIFAADIDRLEQWLDAHNEDLPALKEFILPAGGEAAARCHIARTVVRRAERDTVALARIEDIRPEAVRYLNRLSDLLFVIARVLARADGHGEVTWNHERRKA, encoded by the coding sequence ATGGGCAACCGCCTCTCCAAGATCTACACCCGCACCGGCGACGACGGCTCCACCGGCCTCGGCGACGGCAGCCGCACCGGCAAGGATTCGGCCCGCGTCGGCGCCTACGGCACCGTGGACGAAGCCAATTCGACCATCGGCCTGATCCTCGCCGCCGAATTGCCGGAAGTGGTGCGCGAGCAACTGGTGTCGATCCAGCACCAGATGTTCGACCTCGGCGCCGAGCTGTGCATCCCCGGCCACGCGGCGATCTTCGCCGCCGACATCGACCGGCTGGAACAGTGGCTGGACGCGCACAACGAGGATTTGCCGGCGCTCAAGGAGTTCATCCTCCCGGCCGGCGGCGAAGCCGCGGCGCGCTGCCACATCGCCCGCACCGTGGTCCGCCGCGCCGAGCGCGACACCGTGGCGCTGGCGCGGATCGAAGACATCCGGCCCGAGGCGGTGCGTTACCTCAACCGCCTGTCCGACCTGCTGTTCGTGATCGCGCGCGTGCTCGCCCGCGCCGACGGCCACGGCGAGGTCACCTGGAACCACGAGCGCCGCAAGGCCTAG
- the ubiH gene encoding 2-octaprenyl-6-methoxyphenyl hydroxylase: MTSDATPHSSGAPDPSVHASHDVLIVGGGLVGASLAIALDRIGLDVGLIEAAPPGALPAVFDERNLSFAEATLNALDALGVLAKLRAPTGPIRRIHISRRGDFGRTVLDAQRYGREEFGRVVVARDFGEALEARLAELPRLLRYRPVRFVGLADGGGDGWRAVRVADGAGERILRTRLLVAADGTRSGVRDALGIGTDEHDYGQTLFVARVRGERTPDGTAYERLGRDGPTALLPRGDRHYGLIHGVATAESDAVAALDEAGFLARVQDAFGWRAGRLLASGARSLYPAIRVLAQRTVAPRAVLVGNAAQTIHPIGAQGFNLGLRDAMTLAELIEQQRAAGDADCGSEALLARYLQRRKEDRERTVGFSDGLARLASNDTELMRPLRSLGLFAFDRLASAQSFLVGGAMGYRGDVPALCRNDRAGGAPFNGVPDDRRGGRA; encoded by the coding sequence ATGACTTCCGACGCCACGCCGCATTCTTCCGGCGCGCCCGACCCCAGCGTCCACGCCAGCCACGATGTCCTGATCGTCGGCGGCGGCCTGGTCGGCGCCAGTCTCGCCATCGCCCTGGACCGCATCGGCCTCGACGTGGGCCTGATCGAGGCCGCCCCGCCCGGCGCGCTGCCGGCGGTGTTCGACGAACGCAATCTCAGCTTCGCCGAAGCCACCCTCAACGCCCTCGACGCGCTCGGCGTGCTGGCCAAGCTGCGCGCGCCGACCGGGCCGATCCGGCGCATCCACATCAGCCGCCGCGGCGATTTCGGCCGCACCGTGCTCGACGCCCAACGCTACGGCCGCGAAGAATTCGGCCGGGTGGTGGTGGCGCGCGATTTCGGCGAAGCGCTGGAAGCGCGGCTGGCCGAGTTGCCGCGTTTGCTGCGCTACCGCCCGGTGCGCTTCGTCGGCTTGGCCGACGGCGGCGGCGACGGCTGGCGCGCGGTGCGCGTGGCCGACGGCGCGGGCGAGCGGATCCTGCGCACTCGGCTCTTGGTCGCCGCCGACGGCACCCGCAGCGGCGTGCGCGACGCGCTCGGTATCGGCACCGACGAACACGATTACGGCCAGACCTTGTTCGTCGCGCGCGTGCGCGGCGAGCGCACGCCCGACGGCACCGCCTACGAGCGCCTCGGCCGCGACGGCCCGACCGCGCTGCTGCCGCGCGGCGACCGCCATTACGGTTTGATCCACGGCGTCGCCACCGCCGAAAGCGACGCGGTCGCCGCGCTCGACGAAGCCGGCTTCCTGGCGCGCGTGCAGGACGCGTTCGGCTGGCGCGCCGGCCGCTTGCTGGCGAGCGGCGCGCGCAGCCTGTATCCGGCGATCCGGGTGCTGGCGCAGCGCACCGTCGCGCCGCGCGCGGTGTTGGTCGGCAACGCCGCGCAGACCATCCACCCCATCGGCGCGCAAGGCTTCAACCTCGGCCTGCGCGATGCGATGACGCTGGCCGAACTGATCGAACAGCAACGCGCCGCCGGCGACGCCGACTGCGGCAGCGAGGCTTTGCTCGCGCGTTATCTGCAGCGGCGCAAGGAAGACCGCGAACGCACCGTCGGCTTCTCCGACGGCTTGGCGCGGCTGGCGTCGAACGACACCGAACTGATGCGGCCGCTGCGCAGCCTGGGCTTGTTCGCGTTCGACCGCTTGGCCAGCGCGCAGTCGTTCCTGGTCGGCGGCGCGATGGGCTATCGCGGCGACGTGCCGGCGCTGTGCCGCAACGACCGCGCCGGCGGCGCGCCGTTCAACGGCGTGCCCGACGACCGCCGCGGAGGCCGCGCATGA